TCTTTGTAAAAGCTATCATGTACCCCTGAAACTGGACCAGGCCCTGGAGGTTATCTTAAAGGGCAGGAGTATGGAAATTCCCATTGCCAGACTCACTTACGCCCGGGAGTATGATCCGAAGTTGGACGGCCGGCCTCTTGACGGCAATCCTGAAAGGGTGCAGAGGGATTATTTTGCCTGCTGCGCCAATATTGGGATTGGAGCAGCCGTGGCTAAGGATGCTAACAGTGGAATTCGAAAGTATCTGGGTGATTTTGCGGGAACCCTGGTTTCAGTCATCAAAAACTTACTGACCTATCGGGGGCGGGAGTTTACCCTCTGTATTGACGGAAAAGAACAGGTTTTTAACAAGGCATTTAATATTTTCGTGGGTAAGACTATGTACATAGCTTCGGGAATTAAGGTGAAAAAACATTTAAATCTCAATGACCGCCGATTCTATATTCTGGTCATTCACAGTATTGGGCTGGTGAATTGGCTGCCGGTATTGAGAAAGTTATACAGCGGCAAAGAGTTTGGGGATAGCCGAACCATGTCCCTGCAATATGCAGAGAAAATCGAAGTTTACGGAAGCAGGCATAACAACCGGCTGGAGTTTGACGGTGATCCCCGGGGATTTCTTCCCTGTGTCATTGAAACGGCTTGTGATCCTTTAGAATTGATTTGTCAGGCAGATTGAGAGAGTGAGTTAAGTATGAGTAGAGAAAAGGAAATCATTGAGATGATTCACAGGCATATGCCCAGGAGTTCCAGCCAGGAAAATCAGCTCTTTGAGTCAGACTCTGAAATTATCAATGTCCATGGCAACAGAATTCTCTTTTCCATGGACGATTTTTCAGCAGAAGATTTGATGAGGGAGAGTGATCCTTATCGGCTGGGCTGGAATATGGCGGCAGGCAGTATCAGTGATATTTTAGCTTCGGGAGGCAAGCCGAAGTTTTATGCTCATAGTTTAGTTATGCAAGATTCCTGGAGCCAGGACTATGTGGAAAAACTAACCCTGGGAATTGCCCAGGTGCTAAGGGAATATGGAACAGCCTTTATGGGAGGAGATTTGGGGATTTCTCAATCATGGCGGTACACGGCTTCAGTTATAGGAGATTTGGATGGTCCGCCGCTGTTAAGAAGTGGGGCCAATGTGGGAGAAGGAATTTATCTGAGCGGCCGGGTAGGCAAAGGAAATGTGGAGGCCGGGCTGACTTTATTCGGAGGAAACGCCTTTACTAAAAGTCTTACAGATCCGTGGAAAAACTACTTTTGTTTAAGAAGTAGAGAGGCTGAGCTGATTAATAGATACTGCCGCTGTTGTATAGACACAAGTGACGGAGTGTTTAATGCCTTAAGGGCAATCTCCGAAATGAGCGGAACAGGTTTTCTGGTTGGCGGCCTGCCTTATGCGAAAGGAGGGCTATTGCTGGCCAAAGCCCTTAAACTCCCTAAGGA
This Desulfosporosinus orientis DSM 765 DNA region includes the following protein-coding sequences:
- a CDS encoding diacylglycerol/lipid kinase family protein yields the protein MKYFFILNPGSGGGKSRRRFEEIFAFLQQHRLQYDYKLTTSLEDAYTLSAEGNLKGYDVIVAVGGDGTINRVINGFYDSQGKRISRAKLAVIHTGTSPDLCKSYHVPLKLDQALEVILKGRSMEIPIARLTYAREYDPKLDGRPLDGNPERVQRDYFACCANIGIGAAVAKDANSGIRKYLGDFAGTLVSVIKNLLTYRGREFTLCIDGKEQVFNKAFNIFVGKTMYIASGIKVKKHLNLNDRRFYILVIHSIGLVNWLPVLRKLYSGKEFGDSRTMSLQYAEKIEVYGSRHNNRLEFDGDPRGFLPCVIETACDPLELICQAD
- a CDS encoding thiamine-phosphate kinase, yielding MSREKEIIEMIHRHMPRSSSQENQLFESDSEIINVHGNRILFSMDDFSAEDLMRESDPYRLGWNMAAGSISDILASGGKPKFYAHSLVMQDSWSQDYVEKLTLGIAQVLREYGTAFMGGDLGISQSWRYTASVIGDLDGPPLLRSGANVGEGIYLSGRVGKGNVEAGLTLFGGNAFTKSLTDPWKNYFCLRSREAELINRYCRCCIDTSDGVFNALRAISEMSGTGFLVGGLPYAKGGLLLAKALKLPKELLFLGECGEYELLFTLAKDAENEFLRAAREQNLTFYRLGEVRKAGIQVLRGENREWDLSNYSLQARDYADPKDYLRKVIEYLTAPARFI